The proteins below are encoded in one region of Myxococcales bacterium:
- a CDS encoding VWA domain-containing protein produces the protein MSFGAPYLLWLLTLLPLVVLAQIYAFIARKKTLIRLGNPDQARQMIVGDARKWRAAKNALILFALALLIVSLSRPQYGTRTLLLRKRGIDIVIALDFSKSMLAQDVKPNRIERAKSEILRFIEGLRGDRVGIVSFAGETMEFPMTTDYSALRLFFRDLGPNDLPVGGTAIGRALIAAKRLIERSNENETQPSKDQAQRVVLLLTDGEDHEGDPAAAAEELAAAGIKLYVIGIGSRIPERIPSYAPDGTWTGYLHDEQGQVVTTSLSAENEQTLKRLAKITDGQYYRAGKGSVGAAELRRTLRQLKQSERKSRRIVQAEDRYTLFVLAAFLLLFLEALLPLAWFAHDRKQVKP, from the coding sequence ATGAGTTTTGGTGCACCTTATCTATTGTGGCTTCTTACGCTACTTCCCCTTGTGGTTTTAGCCCAGATCTATGCTTTCATCGCACGAAAAAAGACCTTGATACGGCTTGGCAACCCAGATCAAGCCCGCCAGATGATAGTAGGCGATGCGCGCAAATGGCGTGCCGCCAAGAATGCACTCATCTTGTTTGCGCTTGCCTTATTGATTGTCAGTTTGTCCCGGCCTCAATACGGCACTCGCACTCTGCTGCTTCGCAAACGAGGCATCGACATCGTCATCGCTCTTGATTTTTCAAAGAGTATGTTGGCTCAAGACGTCAAACCCAATCGCATCGAGCGCGCAAAGAGTGAGATTTTGCGTTTTATCGAAGGACTTCGTGGTGACCGTGTTGGCATTGTAAGCTTTGCCGGTGAGACCATGGAGTTTCCGATGACCACGGACTATTCTGCGCTCCGCCTTTTCTTTCGCGACCTTGGACCAAACGATTTGCCTGTGGGCGGCACCGCCATCGGGCGTGCACTCATCGCAGCCAAGCGCTTGATTGAGCGATCGAACGAGAACGAGACGCAACCGAGCAAAGATCAGGCGCAACGCGTCGTGCTTTTGCTTACGGACGGCGAGGACCATGAAGGAGATCCCGCTGCCGCCGCCGAAGAACTCGCTGCCGCTGGGATCAAACTCTACGTCATCGGTATTGGGTCGCGAATCCCGGAGCGTATCCCCAGTTACGCGCCCGATGGAACCTGGACGGGCTATTTGCATGACGAGCAAGGCCAAGTCGTCACTACATCCCTGAGCGCTGAAAACGAACAAACGCTCAAACGCTTGGCGAAAATCACTGACGGTCAGTACTACCGTGCAGGCAAAGGGAGCGTCGGTGCGGCTGAACTGCGACGCACGCTAAGACAGCTCAAGCAAAGTGAACGTAAGAGCAGGCGTATTGTGCAGGCTGAAGACCGCTATACCTTGTTTGTCTTGGCCGCCTTTTTGCTGCTTTTCCTTGAAGCGCTGCTGCCATTGGCCTGGTTTGCTCACGATCGAAAGCAGGTAAAACCATGA
- a CDS encoding protein BatD: MKTALSKLKANTRATCCSGFASWCTPMLGLVLLTVFCGASLASAQQVSLSMEVDQNSVTAGSTFTLEVRADVKGADADGLKLPDLGEFEIVGHQLSKPMQFSFSFGTGGAHRNVQSSIVHTFSLRAPGHSGNFTLGPASLRLGRQTYRSNVVAIRVTGSAPSSSSTLTTAPPTSNSDMVNYDDKAFVRAVIDKESLYLGEQATVSIYLYIRGSLRSSPTVTQEASANGFWTQDLIAAGQNIEPSLQLINGYNFRVYLLRQFAAIPLRTGELHIGALEITIPTGSLFDLFGGGGRNVERKSQVLDVNIKDIPDHPRKAELPLVVGSLKLEMGLDRPNTATGDAARLTLTLQGQGDLSAVALELPTHRGLRALEPETRLHVETANGLVQSTKTFEWLIVAEKPGNYKIPPFEVLVFDPEKKSFSVAQSNPLTLTAVGNPIDLPSEAEETKLGSNEDGADDIDIVPKTSSTFLRKEAAIPKRPWFWFLLCLPPGALALVLSWRKGQKFLRRKRLNPSRSSKKELSSLESLAVSETSQPFFGELDRILRQSIEQQIGEGSRALTFVEIEQALQTRGLSLEVIKKLIKLLKAIERQRFSADSEGDDRKDLLQTAKQVLSKMKAKRP, translated from the coding sequence ATGAAGACGGCTCTCAGCAAACTCAAAGCGAATACTCGGGCCACCTGCTGCTCCGGCTTCGCCTCGTGGTGTACCCCGATGCTTGGTCTGGTTTTGCTTACGGTTTTTTGCGGAGCTTCACTTGCAAGCGCGCAACAAGTCTCGCTTAGCATGGAGGTCGATCAAAACAGCGTTACGGCTGGATCGACCTTCACGCTTGAAGTACGTGCCGACGTTAAGGGCGCTGATGCTGATGGCCTTAAATTGCCGGATTTAGGAGAATTTGAAATTGTAGGACACCAGCTTTCAAAGCCCATGCAGTTTAGCTTTAGTTTTGGCACGGGGGGCGCGCACCGAAACGTGCAATCAAGCATCGTGCACACTTTTTCGTTGAGAGCACCTGGACACTCTGGCAATTTCACTCTTGGCCCAGCATCTCTGCGTCTCGGTCGACAAACTTACCGCAGTAACGTTGTCGCAATTCGTGTTACAGGCTCCGCTCCTTCATCAAGCAGCACGCTCACGACCGCACCTCCAACATCGAACTCGGACATGGTCAATTATGATGATAAGGCTTTTGTGCGCGCCGTTATCGACAAAGAGTCGCTTTATCTAGGTGAGCAAGCCACCGTGTCCATCTATTTGTACATACGCGGCTCGCTGCGTTCATCGCCCACCGTAACGCAGGAAGCCTCGGCCAACGGTTTTTGGACGCAAGACCTTATCGCAGCGGGCCAAAACATCGAACCCAGTTTGCAACTTATTAACGGATACAATTTCCGCGTCTATCTTTTACGTCAATTCGCAGCAATCCCTCTGCGCACTGGCGAATTGCACATTGGCGCTTTGGAAATCACGATTCCGACAGGATCGTTGTTTGATCTTTTTGGAGGCGGTGGACGCAACGTCGAACGAAAAAGCCAAGTCTTGGACGTCAATATTAAAGACATTCCAGACCATCCGCGCAAAGCCGAACTGCCGCTTGTTGTCGGCTCGCTCAAGCTCGAAATGGGCCTTGATCGACCGAATACCGCAACGGGGGATGCAGCTCGACTCACGCTCACGCTCCAGGGACAGGGCGACCTTAGTGCAGTCGCACTAGAACTCCCTACACACCGCGGATTGCGTGCGCTTGAGCCTGAGACTCGCTTGCATGTTGAAACGGCGAATGGGCTCGTTCAAAGCACAAAAACTTTTGAATGGTTGATCGTCGCCGAAAAGCCGGGGAACTACAAGATCCCTCCTTTTGAAGTCTTGGTCTTTGATCCTGAAAAGAAAAGTTTTTCCGTAGCACAAAGCAATCCTCTCACTCTTACCGCAGTGGGCAACCCTATCGATCTTCCAAGTGAGGCTGAAGAAACGAAGCTTGGCAGCAACGAAGACGGTGCAGACGACATCGACATCGTGCCCAAAACATCGAGCACTTTTCTTCGAAAAGAAGCAGCGATTCCCAAACGCCCGTGGTTCTGGTTTTTACTGTGTCTTCCGCCTGGCGCTTTGGCCCTTGTTCTTAGTTGGAGAAAGGGTCAAAAGTTTCTGCGTCGCAAACGCCTGAATCCTTCACGTAGCTCGAAAAAGGAGCTCTCAAGCCTCGAAAGCCTCGCGGTATCTGAAACAAGCCAGCCCTTCTTCGGCGAATTGGATCGAATCTTACGACAATCTATCGAACAGCAGATTGGCGAAGGAAGTCGCGCTCTGACCTTTGTGGAGATCGAACAAGCACTTCAAACCCGAGGACTATCCTTAGAAGTCATAAAAAAGCTAATCAAGCTGCTAAAGGCTATTGAAAGGCAACGTTTTTCCGCCGACTCTGAAGGCGACGACCGAAAAGACTTGCTGCAAACGGCCAAACAAGTTTTATCGAAGATGAAGGCAAAAAGACCATGA
- a CDS encoding tetratricopeptide repeat protein, which yields MNRTACFALVMLIFSFTETVHAESLAEIFQRGVSDLRKKECSSAAKKFDRLQNLSISDPNLFFNKGLAFECLNQHGKAILYFERAKTLAPTDKETTKHIRAVYKRLGERHATTAPNREFDYHPPLTRVVTGWISLKHASYATLVLNLFAWLSIAYLLWGKNENKRVAAGLSTVVFAFATAFFLVICLSKSHLLFGKPTAVVLRDHLSLKESPGTDSESNNEAFEGEQASVNDRRNGYVFLSFSEGRKGWVPRDTIGTY from the coding sequence ATGAATCGCACTGCCTGTTTTGCACTTGTGATGTTAATCTTTTCCTTTACGGAAACGGTGCACGCTGAGTCACTCGCCGAAATATTCCAGCGCGGTGTCTCTGATCTTCGAAAAAAAGAATGCTCTTCCGCAGCCAAAAAATTTGATCGTTTGCAGAACCTTAGCATTTCCGATCCAAACCTTTTTTTCAACAAAGGACTTGCGTTTGAATGCCTCAATCAACATGGAAAGGCTATTCTTTATTTTGAACGAGCTAAAACCCTTGCCCCGACGGACAAAGAAACAACGAAGCACATTCGCGCTGTTTACAAGCGCTTGGGTGAGCGACACGCAACCACGGCGCCCAACCGTGAGTTCGACTACCACCCTCCTCTCACGCGAGTGGTTACAGGATGGATCTCTCTGAAGCATGCAAGCTATGCAACACTTGTGCTTAATCTTTTTGCTTGGCTTTCCATCGCTTATTTGCTTTGGGGCAAAAATGAAAACAAGCGTGTAGCCGCAGGACTAAGCACCGTTGTTTTTGCTTTTGCCACTGCGTTTTTCCTCGTTATTTGCCTGAGTAAAAGCCACCTTCTTTTCGGCAAGCCCACGGCTGTTGTACTGAGAGATCATCTGTCACTTAAAGAGAGTCCAGGCACAGATTCCGAGTCGAACAACGAAGCCTTTGAGGGCGAGCAGGCCTCAGTAAATGACCGACGCAACGGCTACGTGTTTTTATCTTTTTCAGAAGGGCGAAAAGGATGGGTTCCGCGGGATACTATTGGAACTTACTGA
- a CDS encoding FHA domain-containing protein produces MDESYPSKRPPVGPGAQEERAVFGDDTYNESTDELDAEPTHIEEDSLLAEQSTDIVEGGTPPPHLLVEQGSDQGKSFVLNPGITTVGRGVDNEVILTDVTVSRKHLRIINEQKELQLEDLGSGNGTLVNGESAFKIPLKFGDRIRIGETSMAIVDAAQRPGIKRLSRPSTEGRNSSSSGWLKPGASGQNSSSEVKPLYGAHAGTSRSRGTKDSVVVPRSWLLSMFIVGGLIVFLLAATAVSLWLRQSHENAQDQQEVSPDVERLLELGERALEDGQLHEAEEFLGDVLLSNPNDERAVSLMKRIRIERAKLSKEKQAQ; encoded by the coding sequence ATGGATGAATCTTACCCTTCTAAACGCCCACCTGTAGGGCCGGGTGCCCAAGAAGAGCGTGCTGTTTTTGGGGATGACACCTATAACGAGTCTACCGATGAGCTGGACGCAGAGCCCACTCACATTGAGGAAGACAGCCTGCTTGCGGAGCAATCCACTGATATCGTTGAAGGAGGCACGCCGCCTCCGCATCTTTTAGTCGAACAGGGAAGTGATCAAGGCAAAAGCTTCGTTCTTAATCCAGGCATAACCACGGTTGGCCGCGGAGTAGATAACGAAGTCATTTTGACGGACGTAACTGTTTCGCGGAAGCATCTACGCATTATCAACGAGCAAAAGGAACTACAGCTCGAGGATTTAGGAAGCGGAAACGGAACCTTGGTCAATGGGGAGTCGGCCTTTAAGATTCCTCTGAAGTTCGGCGATCGAATTCGTATTGGCGAGACTTCCATGGCAATTGTTGATGCAGCTCAACGGCCTGGGATAAAACGACTTTCACGTCCCAGCACAGAAGGTCGGAACTCGTCATCCTCGGGGTGGTTGAAGCCAGGTGCTTCAGGGCAAAATTCATCGTCCGAAGTAAAACCTTTGTACGGCGCACATGCAGGAACAAGCCGTTCCAGAGGGACCAAAGATTCCGTTGTGGTTCCACGAAGCTGGCTGTTGAGCATGTTCATTGTTGGCGGCCTTATCGTCTTTCTTTTGGCGGCCACCGCCGTATCGCTTTGGTTACGTCAAAGCCATGAAAACGCTCAAGATCAGCAAGAGGTTAGCCCCGATGTCGAACGCTTGCTCGAACTCGGAGAGCGAGCGCTCGAAGATGGTCAATTGCATGAAGCTGAAGAGTTTCTAGGCGATGTGCTATTGAGCAACCCAAACGATGAGCGTGCCGTAAGTCTGATGAAGCGTATCCGCATTGAACGCGCCAAACTTTCAAAAGAAAAGCAAGCTCAGTAA
- a CDS encoding serine/threonine protein kinase codes for MERTDSAESFGPYEIIRRLAVGGMSEVLLARHFGLEGLERRVVIKRIREGLSRDEEFRTMFLDEARLMAALCHPNIAQVFELGQVGESYHLVMEYVRGPTLNTILHAASKHGLRGLSPSIALHIALGIAEAMAYVHSCKDDLGRPLRIVHRDLKPANIIVSYDGAVKLIDFGIAKAASKVYETRTGVIKGTYGYIAPEQLAHGSPVDHRVDVFALGIILYEMVVGEHPFDTSDDPDLLDRILNARYTRPRKLVPTIPRSLDKLITQCLAPHPEGRPEDMASLIEQLLNEQLALGRGSSMRNLSDFIKQLVPDMHGPAPLKPMTEYKSAFPEYSVAAPRPDGTAQTTAEGHVAIAPPHDNDEDEGTQRMSKDAVTNMAQNMASHEEVPDASESNWDELLTMVAPSSEGLPIEPTHGNATLPIYLSSTPPPGKRSSGWVFLALLLILLAALGAYVTVSVFPKPPVVLNALQNVGLKAWIDMLEFGSPKQSIQEHKPNPASKAGTLKERSIKISSDPSGATIVLNGKTLAEKTPAAIKVPANLDKVSVRVSKKGYAGYLQELGSESTSEHFILLPLQGSDGEE; via the coding sequence ATGGAAAGAACGGATTCAGCGGAATCTTTTGGTCCTTACGAGATCATACGGCGACTCGCCGTAGGTGGTATGTCCGAAGTCTTGCTTGCTCGTCACTTTGGTCTGGAAGGACTAGAGCGTCGCGTTGTCATCAAGCGCATCCGTGAAGGACTAAGCCGAGATGAAGAGTTCCGAACCATGTTTCTGGACGAAGCAAGGCTTATGGCAGCTTTATGCCACCCTAACATTGCCCAGGTCTTTGAGCTTGGGCAGGTGGGTGAATCCTATCACCTTGTGATGGAATACGTGCGTGGGCCCACACTAAACACTATCTTGCATGCAGCATCAAAACATGGACTGCGTGGGCTTAGTCCAAGCATTGCACTTCACATTGCTTTGGGCATCGCCGAGGCCATGGCCTATGTTCACTCTTGCAAAGATGACTTGGGTCGACCTTTGCGAATTGTACATCGCGATCTTAAGCCCGCTAACATTATTGTAAGTTACGATGGCGCGGTAAAGCTCATTGATTTTGGTATCGCAAAAGCAGCCTCAAAAGTTTACGAAACACGCACCGGTGTAATCAAAGGCACCTACGGGTATATTGCTCCTGAGCAACTTGCACACGGATCGCCCGTTGATCACAGAGTCGATGTCTTTGCTCTCGGGATCATTCTCTACGAAATGGTCGTTGGAGAGCACCCCTTCGATACAAGTGATGATCCTGATTTGCTCGATCGTATCTTGAACGCACGCTATACAAGACCGCGAAAACTAGTGCCTACGATTCCGCGCAGTCTTGATAAGCTCATAACACAGTGCCTTGCTCCACATCCCGAAGGTCGTCCGGAAGACATGGCAAGCCTCATCGAGCAACTCCTCAACGAGCAACTTGCTTTGGGCCGAGGAAGCTCCATGAGGAACCTCTCTGATTTTATAAAGCAACTCGTGCCTGACATGCATGGACCTGCACCGCTAAAGCCCATGACGGAATACAAGAGCGCGTTTCCTGAGTATTCTGTAGCGGCCCCACGCCCAGATGGAACCGCGCAGACCACAGCCGAAGGGCATGTCGCCATAGCACCCCCTCACGACAACGATGAAGACGAAGGCACGCAGCGCATGAGTAAAGATGCCGTCACAAACATGGCTCAAAACATGGCATCGCATGAGGAAGTTCCCGATGCTTCCGAAAGCAATTGGGACGAACTTCTTACCATGGTCGCTCCAAGTTCCGAAGGTCTTCCCATAGAGCCCACACACGGAAACGCTACGCTACCGATTTACCTTAGCTCAACGCCTCCACCTGGGAAACGAAGTTCCGGATGGGTTTTCCTTGCCTTGCTTCTTATTTTGCTTGCGGCTCTTGGAGCCTATGTAACGGTATCGGTGTTTCCTAAGCCACCGGTCGTCTTGAACGCGCTACAGAACGTAGGACTCAAGGCATGGATCGATATGCTGGAGTTCGGATCACCAAAGCAGTCGATACAGGAGCATAAACCCAATCCCGCTTCGAAAGCAGGCACACTCAAAGAGCGAAGCATCAAGATATCCTCCGATCCGTCCGGAGCTACGATTGTGCTCAACGGCAAAACCTTAGCCGAAAAAACACCAGCAGCCATTAAAGTCCCTGCAAATCTTGATAAGGTAAGTGTGCGTGTCTCCAAAAAGGGCTATGCCGGATACTTGCAAGAACTTGGATCCGAAAGCACTTCGGAGCATTTTATCTTGCTTCCGCTGCAAGGCTCGGACGGCGAAGAGTAG
- a CDS encoding peptidyl-prolyl cis-trans isomerase has translation MRHLFYMTLCSVLSLLGGCNTAHEESHHSSEKQHGLSSKEANTVLAQVGDVKITAGDVAERLAAQSPYLRSQYRSLDRRQEFLENLIRFELLAQEAKRLGYDKAPTVKRAKNKAMIEVMIEDEIDSKLKLENISEQQIQDYYQSHPEEYDKPAQVRLSQIVVSDEATANSLLKKLNEKKDEKRHELFVDFVKQYSIDTQSKEALGDLQFLSKPTDENEQENHVPAAVAHAGFALKKVGDLYPNPIQSTQGFHIVQLTAKRDALRRNLEEVRRPIQNMLLRKQRDALLDQLIGKLRKESTITEKAELLNTLDINGHENASSQTP, from the coding sequence ATGAGGCATTTGTTTTACATGACGCTATGCTCAGTTCTGAGCCTGCTTGGAGGGTGCAACACAGCACACGAAGAGTCCCATCACAGCTCCGAGAAGCAACATGGGCTGAGCAGCAAAGAAGCCAATACGGTTCTAGCGCAAGTTGGCGATGTGAAGATCACTGCAGGCGATGTTGCGGAACGTCTCGCAGCGCAATCACCCTACTTGCGCAGTCAATATCGCAGCTTAGATCGTCGGCAAGAGTTTTTGGAAAACCTGATTCGTTTTGAATTATTAGCGCAGGAAGCCAAGCGTCTTGGCTATGACAAAGCTCCCACCGTTAAACGCGCCAAAAACAAAGCGATGATTGAAGTGATGATTGAGGATGAGATTGACTCCAAACTAAAACTCGAAAACATCAGTGAGCAGCAGATACAAGACTACTATCAAAGCCATCCTGAAGAATACGACAAGCCTGCACAAGTTCGGCTCAGCCAAATTGTGGTGAGTGATGAAGCAACGGCAAACTCACTTCTAAAGAAACTGAACGAAAAGAAGGATGAAAAACGTCACGAGTTGTTTGTTGATTTTGTAAAGCAATACTCAATCGACACGCAAAGCAAAGAAGCGTTAGGCGACCTTCAGTTCCTATCCAAACCGACTGACGAAAACGAGCAGGAAAACCATGTGCCTGCGGCGGTAGCACATGCGGGATTTGCGCTAAAAAAGGTCGGCGATCTTTATCCGAACCCCATCCAGAGCACGCAAGGTTTTCATATTGTGCAGCTCACGGCCAAACGGGACGCCTTACGCAGAAACCTCGAAGAGGTCCGTCGACCCATTCAAAACATGTTGTTGCGCAAACAGCGGGACGCTCTTCTGGACCAGCTCATCGGAAAACTCCGTAAAGAATCTACCATCACGGAAAAAGCAGAACTGCTAAACACATTAGACATCAATGGCCACGAAAATGCTTCTTCCCAGACCCCTTAA
- a CDS encoding SurA N-terminal domain-containing protein, with protein sequence MATKMLLPRPLKQVFIAILLCLYFSQSAFAGIVERVAAVVNDQPIFLSEVRQKATPFLMRAFQAPSETQRQTMVEQIYKEITNQLINEILIEELASTMQVSISEQDVARAIENIQRQNGMDDAGFWEAVQTQGLSRVQYRRDVKKQLLRYRVINQRLRGRVSITEDDVKRRFREVTTENNAKWRYRISHVFIEVPAEATEEQIMALYEKAQGIYAQYPGEFQ encoded by the coding sequence ATGGCCACGAAAATGCTTCTTCCCAGACCCCTTAAACAAGTTTTCATCGCGATACTGCTGTGCCTGTATTTTTCGCAGAGCGCCTTTGCCGGAATTGTTGAACGGGTTGCTGCCGTTGTAAATGATCAGCCCATATTTCTTTCCGAGGTTCGGCAAAAGGCCACGCCTTTTTTGATGCGTGCCTTTCAAGCTCCTTCGGAAACACAGCGCCAGACCATGGTTGAGCAAATATACAAAGAGATCACCAACCAACTGATCAACGAAATCCTTATAGAGGAGCTGGCTTCAACCATGCAGGTCAGTATCTCAGAGCAAGATGTTGCTCGAGCCATCGAAAACATTCAAAGGCAAAACGGCATGGACGATGCGGGCTTTTGGGAGGCCGTGCAGACACAAGGGCTTAGTCGCGTTCAATATCGACGAGACGTAAAGAAGCAACTGTTGCGTTATCGAGTAATCAACCAGCGCCTACGAGGACGCGTAAGCATTACCGAAGATGACGTAAAGCGAAGGTTTCGGGAAGTTACTACGGAAAACAATGCCAAGTGGCGTTATCGTATTTCCCATGTTTTCATCGAAGTACCCGCTGAAGCGACAGAAGAGCAGATCATGGCGCTCTACGAAAAAGCGCAAGGGATCTATGCTCAATACCCCGGAGAATTTCAATGA
- a CDS encoding peptidyl-prolyl cis-trans isomerase — protein sequence MLNTPENFNENIEEHGGAELGWISDGDLRGKLDETVKSLEPGEISPPARGAGGFHIFILHEKEKEKAATYEEMREQLYRRIMEETMARQEQLLLEQLRREAVISNRLL from the coding sequence ATGCTCAATACCCCGGAGAATTTCAATGAAAACATCGAAGAACACGGTGGAGCGGAGCTTGGCTGGATTAGCGATGGTGATTTACGTGGTAAGCTCGATGAGACGGTAAAGAGTCTAGAGCCCGGAGAAATCAGTCCCCCTGCACGTGGCGCGGGCGGCTTTCACATCTTCATTTTACACGAAAAAGAGAAAGAAAAAGCCGCCACCTATGAAGAAATGCGGGAGCAACTCTATCGTCGTATCATGGAAGAAACCATGGCACGTCAAGAGCAACTGCTTTTAGAACAACTTCGTCGGGAAGCCGTTATTTCAAATCGTCTATTGTGA